From the Colletotrichum lupini chromosome 1, complete sequence genome, the window AGAACGACGAGAGGTTGGCGCACAAAAGCCCCGGTGACACCTTTCAGGGAATAGTGGGGCGATGACCACGTCTTGCCATTGTCGCTTGAAGTGCGGGCCATTACGATGGCCCCATCTTGGTTGCCCGCATCTTGAGAGGTGTGGAAGAGCCAGATATCTCCCGTCTTGGGTGCTCGGAAAAGCACCGGGTTCTGGCAGCTGCGGTTGGTGTCAGAAGATATCTTCTGAGGCGTCGACCAGGAAGTTGTTCCAGGCTCTTGACGAGATAGCCAGATGCTAATATCCGGGAGTCCCTCCTGGGAGCCCCCGAACCAGACGCATAGTAGGGTCTTGTCGGGCAGTTGGAGTAGGTTGGATGCATGGGACTGAACCGTTGCCGCGGGGATGGCAGCAGTCTGCAGGTTTGGGGACATGGTAGGCCTAGTTGTGTGGGTGGTTTGGCAAGAGTTTGGGAGATCGAAGTTTGTCTAACCCGATAATAGAAAGCTGGCCGAAGAGTGTCCGAACGGGTAGGTTGTCTAGTATCGATCCAGCCATCAAGTCTGGTATTATCACCCTGTAGAGCCAGGTTCTGTCTACATGTATTTCTTGAGTCGAACCACGTTTGCCAATTACGCCTCGACATGCACCTCTCCTCCCACCCTTCTCCGCAATCAACCACTTTCGCCCGCCGGCGAGATTTCCGGCCCCGCAATTCATAACCTCCCGGGAAGCCCCCGTCCATGCTCCGTGTCGCAGGCGTTTGGAGAGTTCTGGGCTAGGACAAGTCTCCGAATTTCCTATTCCGTCTAAGGGTAACAAAACAACGCTCACAGCCACGAGAATGGCAGCTTAGGGTATTGTCGGTCTTCCTGAAAACGGGGCAAGCCAGAGATTGAACGGGCGACGATCAATCACTGTCAAATAGCAACACGATGCAACCCGATGACACCTCATGACTACGGCCTTCTCCCCGATGATTGTATTGGTTGATTTCCCAATAGACACCCCATGCATACATGGCTCGAGAAATGCTGTGGATTACGCGGGGTAATTCGGCTCTTGGAACTGCTCCCCATGGGGGAAGGTGAGTGCTAGGGCCAGTTCGTGAATTGGCACCAGGGTCGAGTCAGTTTATCCGGGTATATGATACAGTTGCAACCTTCTTGTGAACTTGATCTCGGACCAACAGAGAGCCAACAGTACAGAATTGCTGGCCCGCCGAACTCAGCTTCTTGCAACACGATACCTAACCCCTATCGACCTTCGCCGGAATACTCTCTTCGACAATGGGTGGTGGAACATCACTATGGGCTTCCCCCGACTGGAAGAAGGATCCAAAGGAGATCTTTAACTCTAAGCTTCTGCTGTTAGGAATCACAATAGCCTTTGCGGGATGTTCATACGGTTTTGACCAGGGAAATATCGGGGGCATCATGACGTTTCCATCCTTCCGGCGTGCCTTTGGGTTTGACGCAATAAGCGAAGAAGAAGCAAACACGAGCGGTAAAGCCATTCCCTCTTATCGCTATGTTTGTCGTTTGTTGGAACCACTGCTGACGGAAACACAATCCAGAGGGCAATATAGCAGCTATGCGTAAGTAAACCTCAACCGATATTTGATTTTACACATCAGTTCTAACAGGGCATCTTCAGTCGCTGCCGGCGGGACTGCCGGTGCTTTGCTAGCAGCGCCTCTGTCCGATTTCCTTGGTAGGAAGAAGGCCGTCACATCAATGGCCGCTCTATTTCTTATAGGCTGCTCCATGCAAGAAGTTCCCAACCTGGATGTTCTTTACGCTGGAAGACTCCTAGCTGGTGTAGCCATCGGTGCGACCTCAATGGTAAGTACTCTTGTTGCAACCCTATCGAGACTTCGGCGATGAGGCTAATGCACAACTTTCAGTTGGCTCCCCAGTACCTGGCAGAAAACTCCCCAAAGTCGATCAGAGGCTCCCTTACTACATCGTACAACTTGATGATCATCTTGGCACTTGCGATTGCCTTTTGGGTCAACTACGCAGTCAGCCTTTGGCCCAATCAGGACCCCGACAACAACAAGGCTTGGCAGCTGGCTCTTGGCATTCAGTTGATTCCaggcttcttcctcttcactCTTATCTGGTGTAAGTCCTCACGATAATACAGCACCTCACAAGTTGGACCAAAAAGACTAACGTGACCATTCACAAAGTCGTCGTCGAGACCCCACGAGCCCTCATTTCGAAAGGGAAACAAGAGCGCGGACTTAAGAACCTGTGCAAGCTGAGAGGCCTGCCTGCCGAACACCCTTACGTACACCAAGAGTATCTGGAAATTCTGGCCCAGTCGGAAGCCGAGCAAAGCCAAGCCAAGGGTATGATAAAAAACAGGGCATGAAAACACGCATGCGGAAGAACAAAGTTGACCCCTACTCTTAGGTCATGGCTATGTGGTGGTTGTAAAAGACATCGTCACCAACGCCAGCAATCGGCGGCGACTTTTCCTTGCCGTCATGCTGTTCCTGTTCCACAAGCTTACAGGTAGGACCACTCCGCTGCCCTTTAGGTCATAGTATGCGGGTAAGCTGACAGTGTGCAACTTTAGGCACTGACTCCCTGAACTACTTTGCGCCCCAAATCTTCGCCATGATTGGAGTACCTAAAGGCTCGAGTTCTCTTTTGACGACTGGCGTCTACGGTGTTGTCAAGCTTGCAACAACCATAATCTACGTTACTGTCATTGTTGACCGTGTTGGACGTCGTCTTCCACTCATGATCGGAGCAACCATTCAGGCTACAGCTATGCTCTACATTGGTCTCTTTCTCCGCTTTTCCGATGTTCAGCCTGGAAGTGGAACGACTCCAGGTGGCATTGTGGGCATTATCATGTGAGTTGCTTGAAGCGCACAGTCTCAAAGAGATTTTCGTCTAATACAAGACCAGGATTTATCTCTACGCTTTCGGCTGGTCTTTCGGGCACTCAGTAGCACCATACGTCGTAGCCGCTGAGATCTTCCCCGCGCGAGTTCGATCGGTCTGCATGTCCTGCTGCCTCTTCACAAACTGGATCGTCAACTACGGTATCACCTCGGCCACACCACACATGCTGAGTACCATGAAGTACGGCACGTTCTTGTTCTTTTCCATCATGACGTACATTGGTGCCATTTTCGTCTTTTTCTGTCTGCCCGAGCTCAAGGGCCGAAGCATCGGATCCATGGATGATCTCTTTGCTCACTCATTATGGACCATGTTCAAGCGCGCCTATCCTACCGAGGACGAGAAGGTTAGGCACGATGTTCAGGAGCAATTGCAGCACGAGGAAGACAAAGTTGTTTCGCATGTAACAATGATTGAGGATAATGGTAGGCGTGCTTAAGAGACTAGCGACTGCTGTATGATTGGGAATCCGGAGCGCAATTTGATATACAGACAGAAAACGATGTTGCTctaagaattatataagtCATGTTTGATACGAAGCAAATCTAAAAGCAGGATTCTCTCTAATGCCTCATGGGCTACGAGAAGCCTTCCACAGCTCAACCAAGTAGTCGAACCTCAGGCAGTGACAGTTGGAAGACGCCTGATCTCGCATATTTTTCAGACTCAACAAATCCTGATTCTCTCTAAAAATAACATTCGGCGATGACGTACATGTATGGTCCTTCGGCAGACTCCTTTACAGAAGTCACATCCACTGCAACACACTAAGATAAGAATGCAGCTTCCCTTTGTTTGAGTGTGACATCGCAACGATGACCAACCGGACTAATCAGCCAAACATTGCGCATGTCCATCACATCATCGGTCATGTCGTCAGCTAGTCTTATGCCTCGACATTCGCGGAAAGAAACTGCCACAGCGAGTCGTAACTCCATGCGAGCCAAATGTGCTCCAATACAAACCCGAGTCCCAGCTCCCCAAGGAGACAATGATCGCCTCTGCTCCTTCGTCAATCTCTCAGTCAGAAACCGAGTCTCGTCGAATCTACGCAGGTATCAGCTTGATCTGCCAATTTGATGGGTTCACGGCACAGTCCACGCATCTTACCTCTCAGGGTCTGGAAAAACATTGGGGTTACGGTGGAGCGTGTACGCCTGCGTCTCTACAACTATGCCACCAGGAATGAAGAATCCACCCAGCGTCACACCACCCGGAGGTACAGACCTAGGTAGGTTACCTGCAACCGCCCCGTACACGCGCAACGTCTCTTCGATGACGGCGTTGAGAAGCGGCAGTTTCTCGAGAACGGCGTCGGTGATCTCGTCGTCTCTGAGGTTGTGAAGCTCCGCTTCGAGATTTTGACGGAGGGTCGGTCTCTTCAGCACCACCCAgactaggtaggtaagtgtaATAGAGGTGGTATCGGACCCTGCCACGATGAGGTTCGTCGCCTCTGACTGCAACTTTTCCGGAGTCAGGCTGTACTCGATTTTTTCATCACACGCAGCTTGCATGTTACTGAATAGGTTTACAGAATGCCCATTGCCCTTTTGGCTGCTGGTGGCCATACTAGCATATTCGCCGATGATGTGCCCCGCGTTTGCAAGCTCCTTGGGGTACTGAAAGGGTAGATATTGGGCGAGATAGAATAGCCAGGGCACTTCGCGTCGAAACATTGAAGCTGTGAAGAGCATTTCCAACGCGCGGATGTAGGAGCTTTTCTAATAGAATTCAGCGTTACGTCCAACCAAGATTTGTTAAACTGACCTCGCCGAGTTCTAGTGTCTTGAAAGACTCGCCAAAAGACAAGTGGGCAATAACGTCCGTCGTCATGAGCATCCACCACTTGAGAATATCGGCTTTACCCTTCAAAGCATCCGCCCGAATACGGTCTACGGCTAATTCAACCTTCTCTCGAATAACTAACTCCCAATTCTCGCGCAGCGAGAGGCTCGTAAAGGCTtttatcggattagaagtccaattcgaccgcggcatacagccgactgcgcaggggccaattaggggccctatttacgattatcgtagccagcctaacctacggttagaacctcctttttatacctacgcagatatttatatagtttaattaatctctttattaactacggttcgaactaattaccctataataagaatactaatactaattaataattaaactttattattatagatcggtaaggtatctcgctatataaaaaagacgacttcttaatactatacgggataagagattcgtactaattaaccttataaaaataaataaaaaaggaggcgattcttaaatattatatagaattaagtaatcgtagccctttattacttacgagaggtcgacgtttattacgttaaactacgttaattaacggaactacttaagtaactagccttttaccgtcgccctaagtagcttttttactaaacgacttttctatagccggcccgcgattaaaaattaactagttaaattagtaaaaatacggtataaaagagcactgtgcgattaaaaaaagggatttttaaatataaatattcttacttagtaataaaagtaactttataagagttattaagctaagagatctatagtatataggaaagtttattactacgaggaccttataagtataaccttaagcttacgatctaaacgacctcttcgtagctcccttaactaccccccgggtattatttaggaatatagtataagggacggtttaataagggaggaggggatttagaggtcctaatagtatcgagctaagagtattatagatcttaaagaTTAACTTAGGAAGAAGGCGGCTActctaaagtagtcctacgacctcctattagagttattattaacctaaaaaaaggctaaaaaaaacgaagatctaaggggaaaagaaaagaatcctctagagggctactaaagggctttttttttatactagctcccggtacgagattactaatttcgaaaaattaactaaagaagctatttagaaattatagagagtacgaggcttaggaagctagaagtatacaggatagtagaaattagtaactaataaagatcccgagactaattactatatctttttacggtaatataaacgtctgccgctactattattaaaaagaactattaaaacctacccttttttactaaacgaaaaggaggatcttaataagtataatagctagtaatctaaaaaggtaataataatcgttaaaaataataaaaataagagtagtagcgagacggtaagaagaagtaggaatctcttagaccttaataaattcgttaagtagtaaaagcacggatttactacgacccgcgcgcggattagatatatccctattaagattaaatacgctagcgactactaatataaatataaactagaaTACGACTCTTAGCGAGTTAAggtaaagaagaagaggacgaaacctaatcctaaatagaatcctaatcctttataagtaggtaaatattaacccggattattaggggacgtaaatatatagaattgcggattagcctaacggtaagtaaattaacgtagtattaatctatttaactaaggtttataagaaaaaggggctataggggtaacccctattttataaaatcgtaaacgaccttagctattaattagataaatagttcgcgagcgcaagcctaggaattataaaaatagttaataaattcctctataggcgaggggtattactagcgtaattataatcgcgagagctatacgaaatactaatagtaataattatagaggaggaattcgtactatagaactaagtataggttaatagagcgtttaatcgctttaacgaatttagaaaaagggtaaacgacccagatttcctttttataattactaacggaaatttatcgttataaaaggatataccggggtaaaatatagtattagaagtacgataattaataattctacttatttcgatctataactcgttactactattaatacgaaattcggcgccgatcggctaataagaaaggaggtaaacgacccgaagttattaatagtacgtagcgacgcaaggattatatataaatactaaaaatttagtagtaaatacgaggtaatttatagactttaaaaagatctttttaaaagagaaattgtactctagggggaagtataaggtcttataaaaaaccctaacgatgttttacgattattataaaaaagttaaaattagggaatactagtactatttagtaattaatatcgtactcgtaagtaaagcctttaattattattataaagcggtatataatctcgatcgaaacgacttttttaatataattaacgtaatccgaagccgcttcgaaacctataataagaacctagagctcctatctaagctacgagcgatttcttttatatttatagttaggataatagagggtaaattatgaatagagatctttaaagagcttattaattaaatcgataagctagcgaaaacctagctaaataaggggataaacgagcggaaagtcggatatttttatattatagtttagcgtatattagaaataaaaatcaccctatactaagtacttaaaaactacgagacgctctacttaaggctaagatttagttttaatattaaagcgagaataccgcgctaaacctacttctaagtatataacggcccttattaataatattaagtcgatcgaacgtataataagaaaggaaaagaggctagatacggcaatcgctagtaaagaggcctagattcgtcgaataagtagagatttaactcacgggcagggtaataaaaaaagtaatattatatttataaaaaggatagatattagttaagtaactactctaaaaaagagcgtactaaattatacgaataatataaaaagttaagggtagtaaatagtaaaactagccctcgtcggtttaactaattccttattatatataaaaaaagatctagaggtatagaacctagtaacggtagctaaagtagtaacttaaagtatataccccttataagagatttagaaaataaggaagatcttaccccctatactaacgaattagattataacgaaatcgacgatattaactactcttttttcgccccgttaacctttagaggatatacgaggctaaacgaatagagggtagcggaagctcttaataagtaggcttttatttataaatagtaagagaaggtcccttagataacggatatagaggcggctaaaagggcaaatctaatagggccaaagcctattattttaataattaaaaagaagacgctatctctcttaatatttaaaaaaaaggaatataatactaagtatatttaggggtagctagaggggtcctttttatactacttagataccttaaatactaagctcgtataagtattctatacgagcgaaaagtacggcctagataatttctataggattatcctaaatactagggtatcgtaatagttaactaaaagaaaagggtaattctaagtactataaaagatcgtattaataacgcttaatatattaataataagtattacgaggattagtttcggcctaggtaaggaaatcgttaccctaagtatagtaaaagtagagacgtacttcggaacgataactttctatattttacttattaataccccatttctcctatatttaaaagatatagattaactaggcattatattcgataatacgaagaataaaatctttagtaataagcactttaaaatagtcgaacgataataggggcatgcgtttataaagcttactaacgacacgaagttaattaattacctaacggaaagtaagcttagaaaactatactaaaaatttaggcacccgtcggttataaggctatataacctcctaaagtaattaaataataataatattaaaataggggcgctagagtagttaataaaagtatattactaatactaaataaatacgcagagcctacgtagatttaagtttaaattgcgtaataagcttaactttaactaagaaatcgtcgttaatatcttctatttaaatagtcggctagtactatatataatcgacgtagctatatctttttaagtagggcaattcctctgggatctataagtaaagatagtataggtagctttacgaaaaagctagatcgatatatattaaggaccgctaaatagtattagaaccgacgctagtactagctttaagtcggtagaatttagggataatacgacggcctacggtatatagctaaaagtcgtacccgtcaaagcgtactatagtattaaaaaggtagaaagggcacactagtaattaaaaagggcgtttagaattattaaagaggaaaatccggattctactaacgacgaatgcctctaaatagtacttaaatactttaataatactatagggcctaacggacttatactaacgctattaatatttagagtatatctaagaacgaccttagcctcgctaccgttactaagtataagctaacgagcccgagtagttaaaaaaataatataagtactgcgcaaggtaagtataaaaaagtaaattaacgaggtaattactacgcgtaataggcccaatataggggataatctagatatgccgctaaattcggatatacgagtatagcgcgaaattacttaataatagactaggctatataaattaatttccgttaacgagcgcttttatatagttatgagagatcgcgactagctacttaaagtattaattatagtagttagaccgtactatatagatcttaacgaggta encodes:
- a CDS encoding quinate permease, encoding MGGGTSLWASPDWKKDPKEIFNSKLLLLGITIAFAGCSYGFDQGNIGGIMTFPSFRRAFGFDAISEEEANTSEGNIAAMLAAGGTAGALLAAPLSDFLGRKKAVTSMAALFLIGCSMQEVPNLDVLYAGRLLAGVAIGATSMLAPQYLAENSPKSIRGSLTTSYNLMIILALAIAFWVNYAVSLWPNQDPDNNKAWQLALGIQLIPGFFLFTLIWFVVETPRALISKGKQERGLKNLCKLRGLPAEHPYVHQEYLEILAQSEAEQSQAKGHGYVVVVKDIVTNASNRRRLFLAVMLFLFHKLTGTDSLNYFAPQIFAMIGVPKGSSSLLTTGVYGVVKLATTIIYVTVIVDRVGRRLPLMIGATIQATAMLYIGLFLRFSDVQPGSGTTPGGIVGIIMIYLYAFGWSFGHSVAPYVVAAEIFPARVRSVCMSCCLFTNWIVNYGITSATPHMLSTMKYGTFLFFSIMTYIGAIFVFFCLPELKGRSIGSMDDLFAHSLWTMFKRAYPTEDEKVRHDVQEQLQHEEDKVVSHVTMIEDNGRRA
- a CDS encoding cytochrome P450 encodes the protein MPRSNWTSNPIKAFTSLSLRENWELVIREKVELAVDRIRADALKGKADILKWWMLMTTDVIAHLSFGESFKTLELGEKSSYIRALEMLFTASMFRREVPWLFYLAQYLPFQYPKELANAGHIIGEYASMATSSQKGNGHSVNLFSNMQAACDEKIEYSLTPEKLQSEATNLIVAGSDTTSITLTYLVWVVLKRPTLRQNLEAELHNLRDDEITDAVLEKLPLLNAVIEETLRVYGAVAGNLPRSVPPGGVTLGGFFIPGGIVVETQAYTLHRNPNVFPDPERFDETRFLTERLTKEQRRSLSPWGAGTRVCIGAHLARMELRLAVAVSFRECRGIRLADDMTDDVMDMRNVWLISPVGHRCDVTLKQREAAFLS